One part of the Sulfolobus tengchongensis genome encodes these proteins:
- the thiD gene encoding bifunctional hydroxymethylpyrimidine kinase/phosphomethylpyrimidine kinase has protein sequence MIKPVGMSIAGLDTGNGAGGETDLRVYEMLGIHGVLAVTALTVQNTKGIKDISVVEADFLRKQIETLIDDFNIEGIKIGMIYTKEQFQVVRDLLEPYFIVVDPVLYAKDGTQLIKDVEEYKKIILPIAKVITPNIVEASALSGIKIENENDIMISCKKIRNTYNIPYVIIKGGHGTGKYSFDYMCSQDGIRKIGYQRVNIKDTHGTGSVFATALTAEYIKIKDVEMAFRRAREFVQSSIEYGLSIGKGIGPVNVSVEVIKKSLKYEVVEEMTKFADFVENNEKFWLLIPEVQSNLAHSIRPEYVRDLRDIATFRGRIIRRWDRKVIVGHPVVFGNPTHTARMLLSIIFKGVNGTCLMNIRFDEKIVNGFKQIGYDQIEINREMEPSHGEGKTMQWIIDYISNEYGKIPNVIYDRGAKGKEAMIRFWTKDMNEMIEALNNLLKLL, from the coding sequence ATGATTAAACCAGTCGGAATGAGTATAGCAGGATTAGACACGGGAAATGGAGCCGGAGGGGAAACTGACCTTAGAGTTTACGAAATGTTGGGAATTCATGGAGTTTTAGCGGTAACTGCGTTAACAGTACAGAACACTAAGGGAATAAAAGACATTAGTGTAGTTGAGGCAGATTTTCTAAGAAAGCAAATAGAAACCTTAATTGATGACTTCAACATTGAGGGTATAAAAATAGGGATGATATATACTAAGGAGCAGTTTCAAGTAGTAAGGGATCTACTGGAACCGTATTTCATAGTAGTGGATCCAGTATTATATGCTAAAGATGGGACACAATTAATAAAGGATGTTGAGGAGTACAAAAAGATAATATTGCCTATAGCTAAGGTAATCACACCAAACATAGTGGAAGCATCAGCACTGAGTGGAATTAAAATAGAAAATGAAAACGATATAATGATTTCGTGTAAAAAAATAAGGAATACATATAACATACCTTATGTTATAATCAAAGGTGGTCATGGTACAGGGAAATATAGCTTTGATTATATGTGTAGCCAAGATGGAATTCGTAAAATAGGTTATCAGAGAGTAAACATTAAAGATACGCATGGTACAGGGAGTGTCTTTGCAACGGCATTAACAGCAGAGTACATAAAAATAAAAGACGTTGAAATGGCTTTTAGAAGAGCAAGAGAGTTTGTACAGTCCTCTATAGAGTATGGGCTCAGTATAGGAAAGGGTATCGGTCCAGTTAATGTAAGTGTTGAAGTTATAAAGAAGTCCTTGAAGTATGAGGTAGTAGAGGAGATGACGAAATTCGCAGACTTTGTAGAGAATAATGAAAAGTTCTGGCTTTTAATACCTGAAGTACAGTCAAATTTAGCACATAGTATAAGACCAGAATACGTAAGAGATTTAAGAGATATTGCAACATTTAGGGGTAGAATAATTAGAAGATGGGATAGAAAAGTAATAGTGGGACATCCTGTTGTTTTCGGAAATCCTACGCACACTGCACGAATGTTACTTTCAATTATATTTAAAGGGGTAAATGGAACTTGTCTAATGAACATAAGGTTCGATGAAAAAATAGTTAATGGATTTAAACAAATTGGATATGATCAGATAGAGATCAACAGAGAAATGGAACCTAGCCATGGAGAGGGTAAAACTATGCAATGGATTATTGATTACATAAGTAATGAATATGGTAAAATACCTAATGTGATCTATGATAGAGGGGCGAAGGGGAAGGAAGCTATGATAAGATTTTGGACAAAAGATATGAATGAGATGATAGAAGCACTAAATAACTTATTAAAACTCTTGTAA
- a CDS encoding HD family hydrolase, with protein MNLERLLEGAKNLVRTGWMQNGIPPSIGETVASHSFEASVLAYLISIELKKKGIQIDPEHSAVIALFHDAGETLLGDLPRWASMRINKRDAEIEAFDELGIGKELYIELKEMKTNEAKIAKLSDRLSTYLQGMRYKRMGYNVDEIIATYAEEIERLLSIEPLNQVKEIVSKIMNSLKV; from the coding sequence ATGAATTTAGAGAGGCTACTTGAGGGGGCTAAGAATTTAGTTAGAACGGGCTGGATGCAAAATGGAATCCCGCCATCTATAGGTGAAACTGTTGCCTCACATAGTTTTGAAGCCTCAGTTTTAGCATACCTAATATCAATTGAACTTAAGAAAAAAGGAATTCAGATCGATCCAGAACACAGTGCAGTCATTGCTTTATTTCATGATGCTGGTGAAACATTACTGGGAGATTTACCACGATGGGCGAGTATGCGAATTAATAAAAGAGACGCAGAAATTGAGGCTTTTGATGAATTAGGAATAGGTAAAGAATTGTACATTGAACTTAAAGAAATGAAAACAAATGAGGCGAAAATAGCAAAACTATCAGATAGACTTTCCACTTATCTTCAAGGAATGAGATACAAACGAATGGGATATAACGTGGATGAGATAATTGCTACTTACGCAGAGGAAATAGAGAGATTACTTTCTATTGAGCCTTTAAATCAAGTAAAAGAGATAGTTAGTAAAATCATGAATAGCTTAAAAGTATAA
- the ppa gene encoding inorganic diphosphatase, translating to MKLGPGKKAPDEINVFIEIPMGSNIKYEYDEEGEVIKVDRVLYTSMVYPFNYGFIPETLEEDGDPLDVLVLGNYSLMPGSVIEARPIGLVYMRDEEGEDAKVIAVPRDKTDPTFSNIKDVNDIPEAIRNKIIHFFEHYKELEPGKWVKISGWGNATDAKERIKKAIERKKQG from the coding sequence ATGAAGCTAGGTCCGGGTAAAAAAGCACCAGACGAAATTAACGTATTTATTGAAATTCCAATGGGATCAAATATTAAATATGAGTATGATGAGGAAGGAGAAGTAATCAAAGTGGATAGAGTTCTATATACTTCAATGGTATATCCGTTTAATTATGGCTTTATTCCAGAGACGTTAGAGGAAGATGGGGATCCATTAGATGTATTAGTTTTAGGAAATTACTCACTAATGCCGGGTAGCGTAATTGAAGCTAGACCAATAGGCTTGGTTTACATGCGAGATGAAGAAGGGGAAGATGCAAAAGTAATAGCGGTGCCAAGAGATAAAACAGATCCAACGTTTTCTAACATAAAAGATGTTAATGATATACCAGAAGCTATAAGGAATAAGATAATACATTTCTTTGAGCACTACAAGGAATTAGAACCCGGCAAGTGGGTTAAGATAAGTGGCTGGGGAAACGCCACCGACGCCAAGGAAAGAATTAAAAAGGCAATAGAAAGAAAGAAACAAGGATGA
- a CDS encoding glycosyltransferase family 2 protein, with amino-acid sequence MIKEIFEVLLFLSSFFTSLWIILQIFYYRISYDNYYIGNSSSFNNEMRKKKIDIIVAIRNENEKTIKELVDNLSNLDYEHYRVIVVSDDTEDNFKKIIDAIGKIPENFIIVRREKNYGRKAGALNFALTLSNADLVVFLDAEARVERDFLNKVSQLEYDAMAFRLKIRNPITPIQKIYAITNEFVMNSLFKARQKLGLLIFANGSALAIKRDILLKVGKWKENRVTEDLELGIRLALNSIRVNYIDNIIVYTLAPYDIVDLYNQIKRWAYGSAELLIYSLNLFKLGIKGIEGFIYVQQWGIYPLYLLMIILILSFQFLLNINYIYIVISLLPIVVTNGFYIALVNPKGDYRSGLVTIMASLIGYLEGVFKIRFEWKVTPKSYVQKEEEITSIKILGLVLGVFAYINSIFSNTLASFLLILISMALLLV; translated from the coding sequence ATGATTAAGGAAATTTTTGAAGTCTTACTCTTTTTATCGTCATTTTTTACTTCTTTATGGATAATACTGCAGATATTTTATTATAGAATTTCCTATGATAATTACTATATTGGAAATTCCTCTTCATTTAACAATGAAATGAGAAAGAAAAAAATAGATATTATAGTTGCTATAAGAAACGAGAATGAAAAAACGATCAAAGAGTTAGTAGATAATCTCTCAAATTTAGATTATGAGCATTATAGAGTGATAGTAGTATCTGATGATACTGAAGATAACTTCAAAAAAATTATAGACGCTATAGGCAAAATACCAGAGAATTTCATAATCGTAAGAAGAGAAAAAAATTATGGAAGAAAAGCTGGTGCATTAAACTTTGCTCTTACTCTCTCTAACGCAGACTTAGTGGTATTTCTAGACGCTGAAGCTAGAGTTGAAAGAGACTTCTTAAACAAAGTATCCCAATTGGAGTATGACGCAATGGCATTTAGATTGAAAATTAGAAATCCAATTACACCAATTCAAAAGATATATGCAATAACAAACGAGTTTGTAATGAATTCCTTATTTAAAGCTAGGCAAAAGTTGGGTCTACTAATCTTCGCTAATGGTTCAGCACTAGCAATAAAGAGAGACATCTTACTTAAAGTAGGCAAATGGAAAGAAAATAGAGTGACAGAAGATTTAGAACTTGGAATTCGCTTGGCTCTGAATAGCATAAGGGTAAATTATATCGATAATATTATAGTTTATACTTTAGCTCCCTATGATATTGTAGATCTATATAATCAGATTAAAAGATGGGCATATGGCTCAGCAGAGCTATTAATTTATAGCCTAAATCTATTTAAACTAGGTATAAAGGGGATTGAAGGCTTCATATATGTACAACAATGGGGTATTTATCCCTTATATTTATTAATGATTATATTAATTTTGTCGTTTCAATTTTTACTGAATATCAATTATATATATATAGTAATATCGTTATTGCCAATTGTAGTCACCAATGGGTTTTATATAGCATTAGTAAATCCTAAGGGCGATTACAGAAGTGGTCTTGTTACCATAATGGCTTCACTTATAGGATATTTAGAAGGAGTATTTAAAATAAGATTTGAATGGAAAGTTACGCCAAAAAGTTACGTTCAAAAGGAAGAAGAGATAACCAGCATAAAAATATTGGGCCTAGTCTTGGGAGTCTTTGCATACATTAATTCAATTTTCAGTAATACTTTAGCATCATTCTTGCTTATTCTGATTTCTATGGCCCTTTTACTTGTATAG